DNA from Aliarcobacter butzleri:
ATGACAACTAAAGAGTTTTTAACAATTATTCAAAAAGAAGCAAATCAAATCGATTACGAAAGATACTTAAAACAATTAGTTTATAAAAAAGTATCTTCAGATAATAAAATTGCTATTTTCGAAGTAAATAATAAATATATAGCTTCTTGGATAAAAAGTAAATTTACAAACTTAATACAACACTGTTTCGAAATTTACGATGGTTCAAAGCCAACTATTGAAATAAAACTATCAAATGAAAAAAAATCTAAAAAAGAGATTTTAAAAGAACAAACACAAAATGAATCAACAGAAAGTACAATACTAAATCCATCTTATACATTTGATTCATTCGTTGTGGGACCATCAAACCAAATGGCTTATAATGCCTCACTTGCAGTTGCAAATAAACCAGGTATTCAATACAATCCTTTATTTATTTATGGTGGAACGGGACTTGGAAAAACTCACCTTTTACAAGCTGTTGGAAATCATGCTATTGAAAAAGGAAATACGGTTATTTATGTAACTATTGAACAGTTTATGAATGATTTTACTTTTTCAATTAAAAATAAAAATATGGAACATTTTAGAAATAAATATAGAAAATGTGATGTTTTACTAATAGATGATATTCAGTTTTTAAGTGGAAAAGAACAAACTCAAGAGGAATTTTTTCACACTTTCAACGAACTTCATAATGCAAAAAAACAAATTGTAATGACAAGTGATAGACTACCATCACAAATAGCTGGACTTGTTGATAGATTAAAATCAAGATTTGAGTGGGGATTAACAGCTGATGTACAAATTCCTGGACTTGAAACAAAAATAGCTATTATTGAAAAAAAATCAGAATTAAACGGTATTTGCTTAAGTAGAGAAATTATCAATTTTATTGCTACAAACCTTGATAATTCAATTAGAGAGATTGAAGGTGTTTTAATCAGAATTAATGCAAGTGCATCTTTATTAAATCAAGAAATCACTC
Protein-coding regions in this window:
- the dnaA gene encoding chromosomal replication initiator protein DnaA, encoding MTTKEFLTIIQKEANQIDYERYLKQLVYKKVSSDNKIAIFEVNNKYIASWIKSKFTNLIQHCFEIYDGSKPTIEIKLSNEKKSKKEILKEQTQNESTESTILNPSYTFDSFVVGPSNQMAYNASLAVANKPGIQYNPLFIYGGTGLGKTHLLQAVGNHAIEKGNTVIYVTIEQFMNDFTFSIKNKNMEHFRNKYRKCDVLLIDDIQFLSGKEQTQEEFFHTFNELHNAKKQIVMTSDRLPSQIAGLVDRLKSRFEWGLTADVQIPGLETKIAIIEKKSELNGICLSREIINFIATNLDNSIREIEGVLIRINASASLLNQEITLPMVQGLLKEQIKETKENVKLPDIINIVANQLNIKPSDIKSKKRTATVANARRIVIYLVRELTHNSMPDIAKFLGMKDHSAISHNIKKANELIEKDENFKLIIENLKNKIINSRE